A stretch of the Bradyrhizobium arachidis genome encodes the following:
- a CDS encoding asparaginase, translated as MKPSGKLRIGKLGVVITGGTIGMHPGDAGLAPACGLETHLREALRARGRHDVGPFVELAPLIDSANAGPDFWVRVATAVVSLVEDADCSGVLILHGTDTMAYTAAGLAFLLFGLPVPVVLTGAMHPIGHAGSDGWDNVSGALDLLTSDPAAGTYVYFAGQQIPAVHCSKWRTQAADAFTRTQRPTIDLSAPAFPPWSYRKLVAPARVAVLSLHPGFEPAALEALVAAGVPGCVLECYGSGTAPVADARFIAALELARSRNMVVVAISQCPEGAVAFGHYATDHRLKTVGVVSGGGMTREVALAKLGILLGSGLSAAACRDWMRVSVFGEL; from the coding sequence ATGAAGCCGAGTGGCAAGCTTAGGATTGGCAAGCTCGGCGTCGTGATCACCGGGGGCACGATCGGAATGCACCCCGGCGACGCCGGACTGGCGCCGGCGTGCGGCCTCGAGACCCACCTGCGCGAGGCGTTGCGCGCGCGGGGGCGGCATGATGTCGGACCTTTCGTCGAGCTCGCGCCGCTGATCGATAGCGCCAATGCGGGGCCTGATTTCTGGGTGCGGGTTGCGACCGCGGTGGTATCGCTCGTCGAGGATGCCGATTGCAGCGGCGTCTTGATTCTCCATGGTACCGATACGATGGCCTATACGGCGGCCGGCCTTGCTTTCCTTCTGTTCGGTTTGCCCGTGCCGGTCGTGCTGACGGGCGCGATGCACCCGATCGGGCACGCTGGCAGCGACGGTTGGGACAATGTCTCGGGCGCGTTGGACCTGCTGACGAGCGACCCGGCGGCGGGCACCTATGTCTACTTTGCAGGCCAGCAGATCCCGGCTGTCCACTGCAGCAAGTGGCGGACGCAGGCGGCCGATGCATTCACGCGGACCCAGCGGCCGACCATCGATCTGTCCGCGCCCGCTTTCCCGCCCTGGAGCTATCGCAAGCTGGTCGCGCCGGCTCGCGTCGCCGTGCTGTCGCTTCACCCTGGCTTCGAGCCGGCGGCGCTCGAGGCGCTCGTGGCTGCCGGCGTGCCGGGTTGTGTGCTCGAATGTTACGGTTCGGGAACGGCTCCGGTCGCTGACGCGCGCTTCATCGCCGCGCTCGAATTGGCGCGCTCCCGAAATATGGTCGTGGTGGCGATCAGCCAGTGCCCCGAGGGTGCGGTGGCGTTCGGCCACTATGCGACGGATCACCGGCTGAAGACGGTCGGGGTCGTGAGCGGGGGCGGCATGACGCGCGAGGTCGCGCTGGCAAAACTCGGTATCCTGCTAGGCTCCGGGCTGTCCGCCGCGGCCTGTCGGGACTGGATGCGCGTGAGCGTCTTCGGGGAGTTGTAG
- a CDS encoding AraC family transcriptional regulator yields MTQSNSYSTAGIDGQGSIEAWRQAMAEVYYRLDIQSAHTDRLRGELIDWQSDIMGVSNFRADAQRVIRRKEAAKADKTEDFVFLFPTRHAMRFQQRGREGLVLPGSVFLVNAAEAYVIDVPDASENITIKIDRERLAGRVAGIDNLCATADFTNPLLVPAITTLGEQVLKMQPSEHSARIEDCIIDMLCLMIECRDQRDNSALIRETLGTSLFNRISAYIRRNLADHALTPERAAAEHRISVRYLHKIFQYQGTTFGQVLQEERLQQAHLMILASGQRGTINLGEVAYRSGFASQSHFSVNYKKRFGVPPRKTRPPAGE; encoded by the coding sequence ATGACGCAGAGCAACTCATATTCAACGGCCGGAATCGACGGACAGGGCAGCATCGAGGCCTGGCGGCAAGCTATGGCCGAGGTGTACTACCGTCTGGATATCCAGTCCGCTCACACCGATCGCCTTCGCGGGGAGCTGATCGACTGGCAGTCGGACATCATGGGCGTCTCGAATTTTCGCGCCGATGCCCAGCGCGTGATCCGGCGCAAGGAGGCGGCGAAGGCCGACAAGACCGAGGATTTCGTCTTCCTGTTTCCGACCCGACACGCCATGCGCTTCCAGCAACGCGGCCGCGAAGGCTTGGTGCTGCCGGGCAGCGTGTTCCTGGTCAATGCCGCCGAGGCCTATGTGATCGACGTGCCCGACGCCTCGGAGAACATCACGATCAAGATCGACCGCGAGCGCCTGGCCGGCCGGGTCGCCGGCATCGACAATCTCTGCGCCACCGCCGATTTCACCAATCCATTGCTGGTGCCGGCGATCACCACGCTCGGCGAGCAGGTGCTGAAGATGCAGCCGTCAGAGCACAGCGCACGGATCGAGGACTGCATCATCGACATGCTCTGCCTGATGATCGAGTGCCGCGACCAGCGCGATAACAGCGCGCTGATCCGCGAGACACTGGGCACCTCGCTGTTCAACCGGATCAGCGCCTATATCCGCCGCAATCTCGCCGACCACGCGCTGACGCCGGAGCGCGCGGCGGCCGAGCACCGCATTTCGGTGCGCTACCTGCACAAGATCTTCCAGTATCAGGGCACGACGTTCGGACAGGTGCTGCAGGAGGAGCGGCTGCAGCAGGCGCATCTGATGATTCTCGCCAGCGGCCAGCGCGGCACGATCAATCTCGGCGAGGTCGCCTATCGCTCCGGATTTGCCAGCCAGTCGCATTTCTCGGTCAACTACAAGAAGCGCTTTGGCGTACCGCCGCGCAAGACGCGGCCTCCTGCAGGCGAATAG